The Pseudoalteromonas translucida KMM 520 genome has a window encoding:
- a CDS encoding dicarboxylate/amino acid:cation symporter, with amino-acid sequence MKLILKLIAGIVAGILAGLYLPLIGVELLYTVKELIGQLISFTIPLIILFFIASGIAGLPKGSGHLLGKTVGFAYGSTVIAGTLAFLLVSAVIPLLSGGITFEAETAIQVGSFIDLEIPPLMGVMTALMSAFIFGIGMSQLELTTLKTVSDQGRDIVDSLLSKVIIPALPFYIAGVFAEMTVAGTVVDTLQAFGVVLIAALVMHWLWLTVLYVSTGLLLKRNPIELIKNMLPAYFTALGTMSSAATIPVSLQSSKSNGVKEDVANFTVPLCATIHLSGSTITIVTCAMAVMFLSPSMQAPSLIGMLPFIMMLGVVMIAAPGAPGGAVMSALGLLTTMLGFNEGAVALMIALYLAQDSFGTACNVTGDGVIALWVDRFSEKA; translated from the coding sequence ATGAAGTTAATCTTAAAATTAATTGCCGGTATTGTGGCCGGTATCTTAGCTGGACTCTATTTACCACTAATAGGCGTTGAACTTTTATATACTGTAAAAGAACTGATCGGACAATTGATCTCCTTTACTATACCGCTGATCATTTTATTTTTTATTGCATCGGGTATTGCTGGGCTACCAAAAGGGTCGGGGCACTTATTAGGCAAAACAGTTGGTTTTGCTTATGGCTCTACTGTTATTGCTGGCACACTGGCTTTTTTACTAGTGAGCGCAGTAATTCCGCTTTTAAGCGGCGGTATTACATTTGAAGCTGAAACAGCGATACAAGTTGGTAGCTTTATTGATTTAGAAATTCCGCCACTAATGGGCGTGATGACTGCATTAATGAGCGCATTTATATTTGGTATTGGCATGAGTCAGCTTGAATTGACTACACTTAAAACGGTGTCAGATCAGGGGCGCGATATTGTTGATAGCTTATTATCTAAGGTGATAATACCGGCATTACCATTTTATATTGCAGGTGTATTTGCCGAAATGACGGTAGCAGGAACAGTTGTTGATACCCTACAAGCATTTGGCGTAGTACTTATTGCAGCGCTGGTTATGCACTGGTTATGGCTTACTGTTTTATATGTATCTACAGGCTTGTTATTGAAACGCAACCCAATCGAATTAATTAAAAATATGCTACCAGCGTACTTTACCGCTTTGGGCACAATGTCTAGCGCTGCAACAATTCCGGTATCATTACAATCAAGTAAGTCGAATGGTGTAAAAGAAGACGTAGCCAACTTTACGGTTCCGCTTTGTGCAACTATTCATTTATCGGGCTCTACAATTACCATTGTAACCTGTGCAATGGCGGTCATGTTTTTATCACCAAGTATGCAAGCCCCGTCATTAATAGGCATGTTGCCATTTATTATGATGCTAGGTGTGGTAATGATTGCCGCGCCAGGTGCACCAGGTGGTGCGGTAATGTCGGCATTGGGTTTATTAACAACTATGCTAGGCTTTAATGAAGGCGCAGTAGCTTTAATGATTGCCCTGTATTTAGCACAAGACAGTTTTGGTACTGCGTGTAACGTAACCGGTG
- the cysK gene encoding cysteine synthase A codes for MSTIFEDNSLSIGNTPLVKLNRVTGGNVYAKIESRNPSFSIKCRIGASMIWEAEKSGQLTKDKELIEPTSGNTGIALAFVAASRGYKLTLTMPNTMSLERRKLLKALGANLVLTDGAKGMNGAIDKAKEIQATDPDKYILLQQFENPANPKIHFETTGPEIYDALDGKVDFFVAGVGTGGTITGVSRYLKNEKGLNVKSIAVEPTNSPVISQTLAGEEIKPGPHKIQGIGAGFIPGNLDLSVIDGAEQVSNEDAIAMAHLLMRQEGILVGISSGAAVVAAKRIAEKPENADKNVVVILPSATERYLSSPMFDEEFSEQELVQ; via the coding sequence ATGTCTACTATTTTTGAAGATAACTCACTAAGCATTGGTAATACACCGCTGGTAAAACTTAACCGTGTTACCGGTGGCAACGTATACGCTAAAATTGAATCTCGCAACCCAAGCTTTAGTATAAAATGTCGTATTGGTGCATCAATGATTTGGGAAGCTGAAAAATCGGGGCAGCTAACTAAAGATAAAGAACTTATTGAGCCTACATCTGGTAATACCGGTATTGCGCTGGCGTTTGTGGCAGCATCTCGAGGCTATAAACTAACCCTTACCATGCCAAATACTATGAGTTTAGAGCGCCGAAAACTGCTCAAAGCTTTAGGTGCAAACCTAGTACTAACCGACGGCGCAAAAGGTATGAACGGTGCAATTGATAAAGCAAAAGAAATTCAAGCAACCGATCCCGATAAATATATTTTATTACAACAATTCGAAAACCCGGCAAACCCTAAAATTCACTTTGAAACCACAGGTCCTGAAATTTATGATGCCCTTGATGGTAAAGTAGACTTTTTTGTTGCTGGCGTTGGTACTGGCGGCACTATTACTGGTGTTAGTCGCTACCTTAAAAACGAAAAAGGTCTCAATGTAAAATCAATTGCTGTTGAGCCAACAAACTCACCGGTTATTAGCCAAACACTAGCAGGTGAAGAAATTAAGCCTGGCCCACATAAAATTCAAGGTATTGGTGCTGGCTTTATTCCTGGTAACTTAGATTTAAGTGTTATTGATGGTGCAGAGCAAGTGTCTAACGAAGATGCTATTGCGATGGCACACTTACTAATGAGACAAGAAGGTATATTAGTGGGTATTTCATCTGGCGCAGCAGTTGTTGCAGCAAAGCGCATTGCTGAAAAGCCTGAGAATGCAGATAAAAATGTAGTGGTTATTTTACCAAGTGCCACAGAGCGCTATTTATCAAGCCCCATGTTTGATGAAGAGTTTAGTGAACAAGAGCTCGTACAGTAA
- a CDS encoding acyl-CoA dehydrogenase → MTFFIILLVVVVVVIFAVKNIRLNLISRPTFKMFKKVLPPLSQTEREAMEAGDVWWDGELFSGNPDWQKLHRFPKPELSDKENAFMDNQVETLLAMLDDYQIVQKDKDLPKDVWDYLKSEGFFALIIPEKFGGREFSAIANSTIVSKIATKSLTAAVTVMVPNSLGPGELLLHYGTTEQQNRWLPTLATGEDVPCFALTGPEAGSDAGSIPDSGVVCMGDHNGEEVLGLRLNWSKRYITLAPVATVLGLAFKMYDPDGLLGGEKELGITCALIPTDHPGVETGERHYPLNMAFMNGTTYGKDVFIPLDWIIGGQQGAGRGWRMLVECLSAGRGISLPALSTATGHLAAKMTSAYAMVRQQFGVSIGQFEGVQEALARIGGLTYALESCRLMTAGAIDLKLSPSVVTAIAKYHMTEMGRTVMNDAMDIHSGKGIQVGPNNYLAHGYMGIPVSITVEGANILTRNLMIFGQGATRCHPFVLKEMEAAAMEDDDAALEQFDGLLMNHIMFAACNASMAFVHGLTRSCFAKAPVSGETAVYYKQLTRMSRGLAICTDVAMLMLGGELKRKEMISARLGDVLSHLYLASTVLKRFEDEGRQQADLPFVKYAIETSLYEIGQAFDGFFKNFSNPVVNFVLKRIVFPLGNHYHKPSDAIAQSICKHMTQPGVFRNRLTHLCYVDENAGTGVMESAFLAMHDMQTQFKDLKQWQRKGKVPATLDIEGAINYALENDLLKQTDADAMHHANKLRKQAIAVDNFQPGEL, encoded by the coding sequence ATGACATTTTTTATTATATTACTGGTCGTGGTGGTGGTGGTTATATTTGCAGTTAAAAATATTCGCCTCAATTTAATCAGTCGACCTACCTTTAAAATGTTTAAAAAGGTATTGCCGCCGTTATCGCAAACCGAGCGTGAAGCAATGGAAGCCGGAGACGTTTGGTGGGATGGCGAGCTATTTAGTGGCAACCCTGATTGGCAAAAGCTACATCGCTTTCCTAAGCCTGAACTAAGTGATAAAGAAAACGCCTTTATGGATAATCAAGTAGAAACCTTATTGGCTATGCTTGACGATTATCAAATTGTGCAAAAAGATAAAGACTTACCAAAAGATGTTTGGGATTACTTAAAATCGGAAGGTTTTTTTGCGTTAATAATTCCTGAAAAATTTGGTGGGCGTGAATTTTCTGCGATTGCAAACTCTACTATAGTGTCAAAAATTGCCACAAAAAGCTTAACAGCGGCTGTTACCGTAATGGTACCTAATAGCTTAGGCCCAGGTGAATTACTACTGCATTACGGTACTACAGAGCAACAAAATCGCTGGTTGCCTACGTTGGCGACTGGTGAAGATGTACCTTGTTTTGCACTAACAGGCCCAGAAGCCGGATCTGATGCAGGAAGTATTCCTGACTCAGGCGTGGTGTGTATGGGGGATCATAATGGCGAGGAGGTTTTAGGCCTGCGTTTAAATTGGTCAAAGCGTTATATTACGCTTGCGCCTGTGGCTACGGTTTTAGGGCTTGCCTTTAAAATGTATGATCCTGATGGTTTATTAGGTGGAGAAAAAGAGCTGGGAATTACCTGTGCGCTTATCCCTACTGATCATCCAGGAGTTGAAACCGGCGAGCGCCATTACCCACTAAATATGGCATTTATGAATGGCACAACATACGGTAAAGATGTGTTTATTCCACTTGATTGGATTATAGGCGGGCAACAAGGCGCTGGACGTGGTTGGCGCATGTTGGTTGAGTGCTTAAGTGCAGGGCGTGGTATTTCATTGCCGGCGTTAAGTACTGCAACAGGGCATTTAGCCGCTAAAATGACCTCGGCTTACGCCATGGTACGCCAACAGTTTGGTGTGTCTATTGGTCAGTTTGAAGGTGTACAAGAAGCACTTGCACGTATTGGTGGTTTAACCTATGCGCTTGAGTCGTGTCGTTTAATGACAGCGGGTGCAATTGATTTAAAACTCAGCCCTTCAGTTGTTACCGCTATTGCTAAATACCATATGACTGAAATGGGTCGTACAGTAATGAACGATGCGATGGATATTCATTCTGGTAAAGGCATTCAGGTTGGTCCAAATAACTATTTAGCGCATGGCTATATGGGGATCCCGGTATCGATTACGGTAGAAGGCGCTAATATTTTAACGCGTAACTTAATGATATTTGGCCAAGGTGCAACACGTTGTCATCCGTTTGTATTAAAAGAAATGGAAGCGGCAGCGATGGAAGATGATGACGCTGCATTGGAGCAATTTGATGGTTTATTAATGAACCATATTATGTTTGCCGCGTGCAACGCCAGCATGGCATTTGTGCATGGTTTAACGCGTAGTTGCTTTGCCAAAGCACCGGTAAGTGGCGAAACGGCAGTTTACTATAAGCAATTGACAAGAATGAGCCGCGGTCTTGCCATATGTACAGATGTAGCCATGCTCATGTTAGGCGGAGAGCTTAAACGTAAAGAAATGATATCGGCACGTTTAGGTGATGTACTAAGTCATTTGTACTTAGCGTCAACCGTACTAAAACGTTTTGAAGACGAAGGGCGTCAACAAGCCGACTTACCCTTTGTTAAATACGCAATAGAAACGTCATTGTATGAAATTGGCCAAGCATTTGATGGTTTCTTTAAAAACTTCTCAAACCCAGTGGTTAACTTTGTGCTCAAGCGTATTGTATTCCCACTTGGTAATCATTATCACAAACCAAGTGATGCCATTGCACAAAGCATTTGTAAGCATATGACTCAACCTGGTGTATTTAGAAATCGCTTAACGCATTTATGTTATGTGGATGAAAATGCGGGGACAGGTGTAATGGAAAGTGCATTTTTAGCAATGCATGATATGCAAACACAATTTAAAGATCTAAAACAATGGCAGCGTAAAGGGAAGGTGCCCGCTACGCTTGATATTGAGGGGGCGATTAATTACGCGCTTGAAAACGATTTATTAAAGCAAACCGATGCCGATGCAATGCATCATGCTAATAAGTTAAGAAAGCAAGCCATAGCAGTTGACAACTTTCAACCTGGTGAACTGTAA
- a CDS encoding putative porin has product MKKLAVIISSILLSSAATTAMAADSYQSISNLGFKHETSSNNNTVAVDSIYYLSPKKTLGPYDQFEYINKQSNVYGSYADDDSSDVTSVGGEYFINNFVVGASYSNLDTGSHNELYKLSGGFFFNPNLLAKVTLVEDKDGDNYALFDLAYNHMLNSTDYIGVTVTADDDFDYRAVAAKYFIDLQQGNYLTFEGKYESIDDAENQWVAETNYYFSKGTSVFANYNKQDAYSFGAQHFINENVGIKVGYGNNADDSGNDAYFANMRFQF; this is encoded by the coding sequence ATGAAAAAGTTAGCAGTTATTATCTCAAGTATTTTATTATCTAGCGCTGCAACCACTGCAATGGCAGCAGATAGCTATCAGTCAATTAGTAACCTAGGCTTTAAGCATGAAACTAGCAGCAATAACAACACAGTTGCAGTGGATTCTATTTACTATTTATCGCCTAAAAAAACCTTAGGCCCGTACGATCAGTTTGAATACATTAATAAACAAAGTAATGTATATGGCAGCTATGCTGACGATGACTCTAGTGACGTAACTTCAGTTGGTGGCGAATACTTTATTAACAACTTTGTAGTAGGCGCATCTTACAGTAACCTTGATACTGGTTCACACAATGAACTTTACAAATTGTCAGGTGGTTTCTTTTTTAACCCAAATTTACTAGCTAAAGTAACTTTAGTTGAAGATAAAGATGGCGATAACTATGCGTTATTTGATTTAGCTTACAACCACATGCTAAACAGCACTGACTACATTGGTGTAACAGTAACCGCTGATGACGACTTTGATTACCGTGCAGTTGCAGCTAAATACTTTATTGACTTGCAGCAAGGTAACTACTTAACGTTTGAAGGTAAGTACGAGAGCATTGATGATGCAGAAAACCAATGGGTAGCAGAAACTAACTACTACTTCTCAAAAGGAACATCTGTATTCGCTAACTACAACAAGCAAGATGCTTACAGCTTTGGTGCTCAGCATTTCATTAATGAAAATGTAGGTATTAAAGTTGGTTACGGTAACAATGCTGATGATTCAGGCAACGATGCTTACTTTGCTAACATGCGTTTTCAGTTTTAA
- a CDS encoding PH domain-containing protein, which yields MGLFSGLMGNASEVDDADLEKVLLNTLIEGEQVEKAYKVIRDMFIFTNKRLILIDKQGVTGSKMEMISIAYSKITKFSKESAGHFDLDAELKIWVGSDPTPISKDFKSGDNINDVYRIISQYAL from the coding sequence ATGGGATTATTCAGTGGATTAATGGGTAACGCTAGCGAAGTAGATGATGCCGATTTAGAAAAAGTATTATTAAATACCTTAATAGAAGGCGAGCAGGTTGAAAAGGCTTATAAAGTAATACGCGATATGTTTATTTTTACTAACAAGCGATTAATCTTGATAGATAAACAAGGGGTTACTGGTTCTAAAATGGAAATGATCAGTATAGCTTATTCAAAAATAACAAAGTTTAGTAAAGAAAGTGCAGGGCATTTTGATCTAGATGCCGAGCTGAAAATATGGGTCGGCTCAGATCCTACACCTATTAGTAAAGACTTTAAGTCTGGCGATAATATTAATGATGTTTATCGTATTATTAGCCAATATGCACTGTAA
- a CDS encoding ABC transporter ATP-binding protein, protein MRPLITGSGLSKSYGAKLALNNVNFEINKGAPVALVGPNGAGKTTLFSLLCGYIAPNKGSLEILGHKPGSAALFNKVSALPQDAQLDPRFNIDKQLAFYAKLQGMGDKQSTTEALRVLDLVGLKEIAKQRAGDLSHGMRKRVTIAQALIGEPQIVMLDEATAGLDPIHAREVRELVSDLSEHATFILSSHDLTELERLCSQVLHLDKGVLSEHQTKENKSDTHFYTLMLNENYQNVEQQLQSIAGISRVYMSQHKEFVIEYQPTGEPLDIALLNFCHQHNWQYRQLVNGHTLENQIFKQEKL, encoded by the coding sequence ATGAGACCATTAATTACAGGCAGCGGTTTGAGTAAATCGTATGGTGCAAAATTGGCACTTAATAATGTGAACTTTGAAATTAATAAAGGCGCGCCAGTGGCGCTTGTTGGGCCAAATGGCGCGGGTAAAACCACCTTATTTAGCTTGTTATGCGGCTATATAGCGCCCAATAAAGGCAGCCTTGAAATATTAGGGCATAAACCTGGCAGCGCGGCTTTATTTAATAAAGTAAGTGCATTACCGCAAGATGCGCAGCTTGACCCTCGTTTTAATATAGATAAGCAACTTGCCTTTTATGCAAAACTGCAGGGTATGGGCGATAAGCAAAGCACAACTGAGGCGCTACGTGTACTTGATTTAGTTGGCCTAAAAGAAATAGCAAAGCAGCGTGCAGGGGACTTATCCCACGGTATGCGTAAACGTGTAACCATAGCACAAGCGCTTATTGGTGAACCGCAAATTGTAATGCTTGATGAAGCCACTGCGGGGCTTGATCCTATTCATGCCAGAGAAGTACGCGAGCTGGTTTCTGATTTAAGTGAGCATGCTACGTTTATTTTAAGCTCGCACGATTTAACTGAGCTGGAGCGACTTTGCTCGCAAGTATTGCATTTAGATAAAGGCGTTTTAAGCGAGCACCAAACCAAAGAAAACAAGTCAGATACACATTTTTATACCCTAATGCTTAATGAAAACTATCAAAATGTAGAGCAGCAGTTGCAATCGATAGCAGGTATAAGCCGTGTATATATGAGCCAACATAAAGAGTTTGTAATTGAGTACCAGCCTACAGGTGAACCGCTTGATATTGCATTGCTTAACTTTTGCCATCAGCATAACTGGCAATATAGGCAGCTTGTGAACGGGCACACCCTAGAGAATCAAATTTTTAAACAGGAGAAATTATAA
- a CDS encoding ABC transporter permease has translation MATPLPINIGRLTQIAGFELVRMFLTKRGLIALAAFALVWLIILRYPIGQAVGIVSAPDFEQIARDISGSIGLSKLLDWPEAEFAMYWLIALYSFPIFSVFICSDQTVGDRERGTLRFLSLRSTRFEILFGRFLGQLAVLACLVGITLVATLAVLGFRDPSLLAGGFVRALSIFLILVVTLCPFVALMTLINTFARSSRLSIVLAILYFTAGGIVVGILQWQIPALGMLDYLFPGVQIELLAGQNLPLLSAVAIPLIQTAVLLSIAQRVFARSSL, from the coding sequence ATGGCAACACCATTACCGATAAACATAGGGCGACTAACGCAAATAGCAGGCTTTGAGCTCGTACGTATGTTTTTAACTAAACGTGGGCTCATTGCATTAGCTGCCTTTGCATTGGTGTGGCTAATAATACTGCGCTACCCAATAGGGCAAGCGGTAGGCATTGTAAGTGCGCCCGATTTTGAACAAATCGCCCGTGATATATCTGGCTCTATAGGTTTAAGTAAATTACTTGACTGGCCTGAGGCCGAGTTTGCTATGTATTGGCTGATTGCTTTGTATAGCTTTCCGATATTTAGTGTGTTTATTTGCAGCGACCAAACGGTAGGCGATAGAGAGCGTGGCACGCTTCGCTTTTTATCGCTGCGTTCAACACGTTTTGAAATACTCTTTGGTCGTTTTTTAGGGCAATTAGCGGTATTAGCATGCTTGGTGGGTATTACCCTAGTGGCAACGCTCGCTGTGTTGGGGTTTAGAGATCCAAGTTTACTTGCTGGTGGGTTTGTCCGCGCACTTTCTATATTTTTAATATTAGTGGTTACTCTGTGCCCATTTGTAGCACTGATGACGTTGATAAATACCTTTGCTCGCTCATCGCGGTTATCTATAGTGTTGGCAATTTTATATTTTACGGCAGGCGGTATTGTTGTTGGTATATTGCAGTGGCAAATACCTGCATTAGGTATGCTTGATTATTTATTTCCGGGTGTACAAATAGAGCTATTAGCGGGACAAAATTTACCATTATTAAGCGCCGTGGCTATTCCACTGATTCAAACAGCGGTGTTACTAAGCATTGCTCAGCGTGTTTTTGCAAGGAGCTCACTATGA
- a CDS encoding cystathionine beta-lyase, protein MTSKSNKNTQLVTSGRKKAYTHGVVNPVVQRASTIVFDSVAELKKAAKTCGDKTLFYGRRGTTTHFALQEAITELEGGEGCVLYPCGAAAISQTLLSFLKTGDHILMVDNVYEPTRDFCDKILAGLGISTTYYPPTIGAGIKDYIKANTKVLFLESPGSITMEIQDVPAMVKVANEHHIMTMLDNTYGNGLHYRPLEHGVDISIQAATKYIVGHSDVMMGVAVANKKYWLTLRENAYLLGQCTSADDAYLALRGLRTMAVRLNQHEKAAIEVATWLEQHELVDHIRHPAFTTCPGHEFFKRDFDGSNGLFSIVMKAGNQSAIDAFLDSLHYFKMGFSWGGFESLVTANLTMKGLRSDTGWNLGPVIRLHIGLEDVDDLINDLSQALEVYKQHL, encoded by the coding sequence ATGACGAGCAAAAGCAATAAAAACACCCAACTTGTTACATCAGGGCGTAAAAAAGCCTATACCCACGGTGTCGTTAATCCGGTTGTGCAACGTGCATCAACCATAGTATTTGACTCGGTAGCTGAATTAAAAAAAGCCGCTAAAACATGTGGCGACAAAACCTTATTTTATGGCCGTAGAGGCACAACTACCCACTTTGCGCTGCAAGAAGCTATTACTGAGCTTGAGGGCGGCGAAGGGTGTGTACTTTATCCGTGTGGCGCTGCTGCAATTAGCCAAACTTTGCTGTCGTTTTTAAAAACCGGCGACCATATTTTAATGGTTGATAATGTATATGAACCTACTCGTGATTTTTGCGATAAAATTCTAGCCGGTCTGGGTATTAGCACTACGTATTACCCACCTACCATAGGCGCGGGAATTAAAGACTACATTAAAGCAAACACTAAGGTATTGTTTTTGGAATCGCCGGGCTCTATTACCATGGAAATTCAAGATGTACCGGCTATGGTAAAAGTAGCAAACGAGCACCACATAATGACCATGCTTGATAATACCTATGGCAACGGGTTGCATTATCGTCCGCTTGAACATGGTGTTGATATTAGTATTCAAGCAGCTACTAAATATATAGTAGGCCATTCTGATGTAATGATGGGCGTGGCGGTTGCTAATAAAAAGTATTGGCTAACTTTGCGCGAAAACGCCTATTTACTCGGGCAATGTACTAGCGCAGACGATGCATATTTAGCACTTAGAGGTTTACGCACTATGGCTGTGCGTTTAAATCAACACGAAAAAGCAGCAATAGAAGTGGCTACATGGCTTGAGCAACATGAGCTTGTTGATCATATTCGCCACCCAGCATTTACGACTTGCCCGGGGCATGAGTTTTTTAAACGAGACTTTGATGGCAGTAACGGTTTGTTCTCAATAGTTATGAAAGCAGGGAATCAATCAGCCATCGATGCGTTTTTAGATAGTCTACACTATTTTAAAATGGGTTTTTCGTGGGGCGGCTTTGAAAGTTTAGTAACCGCTAATTTAACCATGAAAGGATTACGTTCTGATACAGGTTGGAATTTAGGGCCTGTTATTCGTTTGCATATTGGCCTTGAGGATGTAGACGATTTAATCAACGACTTAAGCCAAGCACTTGAGGTTTATAAGCAGCATTTATAA
- the nudC gene encoding NAD(+) diphosphatase codes for MLHYSNMPLDRGSNFRNDPAWLKAHMSAQSKWVLVKNNQTLFIKDTPKVSYLSYQQVAHLDLTNAIFVGLNNAKDGVFALDVSKLDTSILNPLIDGAQFVDIRQYGPQVTIKYASIAALARGLCYWHATHSFCGRCGSKNHLVEAGHSRVCENENCKHPTFPRTDPAVIMVVTKVFADGVERCLLGRQAAWASGMYSSLAGFVDPGETLEQAVAREVKEEAGIEVNNVRYVASQPWPFPSSIMLGFFAEAVTEDINVDKNELDDAKWFSREELRQFGNWHDEGEHLKLPRTDSISRYLIEYWLNNKD; via the coding sequence ATGCTTCATTACAGCAACATGCCACTAGACAGAGGCTCAAATTTTCGTAACGACCCAGCATGGCTTAAAGCGCATATGTCGGCGCAAAGTAAGTGGGTTTTAGTTAAAAATAATCAAACCTTATTTATTAAAGATACCCCAAAAGTTAGCTATTTATCGTATCAACAGGTTGCCCATTTAGATTTAACGAATGCTATTTTTGTTGGCTTAAACAATGCAAAAGATGGGGTGTTTGCTCTTGATGTATCTAAGCTAGATACCAGCATACTTAATCCTTTAATTGACGGCGCGCAGTTTGTTGACATACGCCAATACGGCCCTCAAGTAACCATTAAATACGCCTCAATAGCGGCACTTGCACGCGGCTTATGTTATTGGCATGCAACCCATAGTTTTTGCGGACGTTGCGGCAGTAAAAATCATTTAGTAGAAGCAGGGCATTCACGAGTATGCGAAAACGAAAACTGTAAACACCCTACTTTTCCGCGCACCGATCCTGCGGTAATTATGGTGGTTACTAAAGTGTTTGCCGATGGCGTAGAGCGCTGTTTACTAGGTCGCCAAGCTGCGTGGGCGAGCGGTATGTATTCGTCGTTAGCGGGCTTTGTTGATCCCGGTGAAACACTCGAGCAAGCAGTTGCTCGTGAGGTAAAAGAAGAGGCGGGTATTGAAGTAAATAATGTACGTTATGTTGCATCACAACCTTGGCCGTTTCCTTCATCAATAATGCTGGGCTTTTTTGCCGAAGCGGTTACAGAAGATATTAATGTTGATAAAAACGAACTTGACGATGCTAAGTGGTTTAGCCGTGAAGAGTTACGCCAGTTTGGCAATTGGCATGACGAGGGGGAGCATTTAAAGCTTCCCAGAACAGATTCTATTTCTCGCTATTTAATTGAGTACTGGCTAAATAATAAGGATTAA
- a CDS encoding NYN domain-containing protein — protein MTSQHEPQNTKPRVGIFVDVQNIYYTCRDSYGKNFDYNAFWRVMAQQYNIECAFAYAIYRGDEKQSQFQNILRAIGFEVKLKPFIQRRDGSAKGDWDVGITIDMLEHGKNLDKVILLSGDGDFALLLGHLKSQYNVSCDVYGADRLTAEALKQSAEQFHLIDNTFLL, from the coding sequence ATGACTTCACAACACGAGCCGCAAAATACTAAACCCCGTGTAGGTATTTTTGTTGATGTACAAAATATTTATTACACTTGCCGTGATAGTTACGGAAAAAACTTTGACTACAATGCATTTTGGCGAGTTATGGCGCAGCAATATAATATTGAATGTGCGTTTGCTTATGCAATTTATCGAGGGGATGAAAAACAAAGTCAGTTTCAAAATATTTTGCGCGCAATTGGTTTTGAGGTAAAACTTAAGCCATTTATTCAACGCCGCGATGGCAGTGCAAAAGGCGATTGGGATGTGGGTATAACCATTGATATGCTTGAGCATGGTAAAAACCTTGATAAAGTTATTTTACTCTCGGGTGATGGCGACTTTGCTTTATTGTTGGGGCATTTAAAAAGCCAATATAATGTTTCGTGTGATGTATATGGCGCCGATAGGTTAACCGCAGAGGCATTAAAACAAAGTGCAGAGCAATTTCATTTAATCGACAATACATTCTTACTTTAA
- a CDS encoding DUF3307 domain-containing protein, with translation MAFSLLLVVLIIGHLLADFYWQPMSWINDRNTRHFKAPKLYFHVLVHGLISAVIISYWEFNYGWQQYSSVLLATLIIMFSHYFIDIAKSYSNKGVVPFLFDQLAHIAVLIIVSIWLTDNNSFIAAIGKLLTNPKILWVVCGYIIILSPCAVFIRMMLERLTANFSSSGSLPLAGQSIGMLERVLMLSFILLDQFAGVGFLLAAKSVFRFGDLSASKDKKLTEYVMLGTLLSVSVTLFVGLGINYLIS, from the coding sequence ATGGCATTTTCTCTCTTACTCGTTGTCCTCATTATTGGCCACCTACTCGCCGATTTTTACTGGCAACCCATGAGTTGGATAAACGATAGAAACACCCGCCATTTTAAGGCCCCTAAGCTGTATTTTCATGTGTTAGTTCATGGCTTGATCAGCGCAGTTATTATCAGTTACTGGGAGTTTAATTATGGCTGGCAACAATATAGCAGCGTGCTGCTAGCCACCTTAATTATTATGTTCAGCCATTATTTTATCGATATTGCTAAATCGTACTCTAATAAAGGCGTGGTGCCTTTTTTATTCGATCAACTAGCGCATATAGCAGTATTAATAATCGTGAGTATTTGGCTAACAGATAACAACAGCTTTATAGCTGCAATAGGTAAGCTATTAACTAACCCCAAAATATTATGGGTGGTATGCGGCTATATAATTATTTTAAGCCCCTGCGCTGTATTTATAAGAATGATGCTAGAGCGTTTAACAGCTAACTTTAGCAGTAGTGGTAGTTTACCCCTTGCTGGGCAAAGTATTGGCATGCTTGAAAGAGTGCTTATGCTAAGCTTTATCTTATTAGATCAATTTGCTGGAGTGGGCTTTTTACTTGCCGCTAAATCGGTATTTAGGTTTGGTGATTTAAGTGCCAGTAAAGATAAAAAGCTCACCGAATATGTAATGCTAGGCACACTACTTAGCGTAAGTGTTACCTTGTTTGTAGGGTTAGGTATTAATTACTTAATCAGCTAG